A region from the uncultured Bacteroides sp. genome encodes:
- a CDS encoding DUF5690 family protein, with product MKALKYKIQQWLLLQPQWVFALYASLTAFLTYSCMYAFRKPFTVGVYEGLNFLGVDYKIWLITSQVVGYTLSKFIGIKYISELKPSSRAGYILILVGLSEFALLLFWLVPAPYNFIFMFCNGLPLGMIWGVVFSYLEGRKLTELLGAGLSVSFIIASGVVKSIGELVMVDFHISEFGMPFITGLIFALPLVLSVFFMDCLPPPTAEDERLRTKRLPMNKQERKAFLKQFSTGIVLLVITYVFLTVFRDLRDNFSVEIWRSIGYVNDPAIFTLTELPVALFTLLSLALVTFIRSNYKAFNIILAIILLGFSIIIASTLFYNLKIIGGELWMILIGIGLYLGYIPFNAFLYERLISSFKYISNIGFLIYVSDAFGYLGSLSVVFYKNFFNSNISWMSFFVHAVPWCSLLGVILIIASFFYFKMKYKQYKLRFENE from the coding sequence ATGAAAGCATTGAAATACAAAATTCAACAATGGCTATTACTACAACCCCAATGGGTGTTTGCTCTTTATGCCTCGCTAACAGCTTTTCTGACCTATTCGTGCATGTATGCATTCAGGAAACCTTTCACGGTGGGTGTTTATGAGGGTCTAAATTTCTTAGGCGTTGATTATAAAATATGGCTCATTACCTCGCAAGTCGTAGGCTATACTCTGAGTAAATTTATTGGCATAAAATATATATCGGAATTAAAACCCTCGTCGAGAGCCGGCTATATACTAATTCTGGTAGGCCTATCCGAATTTGCTTTATTACTCTTCTGGCTGGTTCCTGCACCCTATAATTTTATCTTTATGTTTTGTAACGGGCTACCGCTGGGAATGATTTGGGGAGTGGTTTTCAGTTACTTGGAAGGACGCAAGCTTACTGAATTGTTGGGCGCCGGACTTAGTGTCAGTTTCATTATTGCATCGGGAGTCGTTAAGTCCATAGGAGAATTGGTTATGGTAGATTTCCATATCAGTGAGTTTGGCATGCCTTTCATTACCGGACTGATCTTTGCTCTTCCATTAGTGCTATCGGTATTTTTTATGGATTGCCTTCCTCCCCCAACTGCTGAAGATGAGCGTTTGAGAACGAAAAGATTACCCATGAACAAGCAAGAACGAAAAGCCTTTTTGAAACAGTTTTCCACAGGAATCGTTTTGCTCGTAATTACGTATGTTTTCCTAACCGTATTCAGAGATCTTCGCGATAATTTTTCCGTTGAAATCTGGCGCTCAATCGGATACGTAAATGACCCGGCTATTTTCACACTCACCGAACTCCCTGTTGCTCTGTTTACATTGCTATCACTGGCGCTTGTCACATTTATCCGATCTAATTATAAAGCATTCAATATCATTCTGGCTATCATACTTTTAGGTTTTTCAATAATCATCGCATCTACCTTATTTTATAATTTAAAAATCATTGGCGGGGAACTTTGGATGATTTTGATCGGAATCGGACTTTACCTGGGATATATTCCTTTTAACGCATTTCTGTACGAGAGACTTATTTCTTCTTTCAAATATATTAGCAACATTGGTTTCCTTATCTATGTATCGGATGCTTTTGGATACCTGGGAAGTCTTAGCGTGGTATTTTATAAAAACTTTTTTAATTCAAACATCAGTTGGATGTCCTTTTTCGTACATGCAGTTCCTTGGTGTTCGTTACTCGGAGTGATATTAATTATCGCTTCTTTCTTTTATTTTAAAATGAAATACAAACAATATAAATTAAGATTTGAAAATGAATAA
- the phnW gene encoding 2-aminoethylphosphonate--pyruvate transaminase, translating to MNKNDLPENPYLLLTPGPLSTSKTVKAAMLRDWCTWDDDYNLNIVQEIRHRLVALATQNREGYTSVLLQGSGTYVVESVIGTVVPASGKLLIIANGAYGMRMIQIAQTLRIAYEAYTLPEVNMPDTDHIKQILENMPDITHVAVVHSETTTGMMNPVRKIATLAQQYNKTTIVDAMSSFGGVVMDIDEWGIDYIISSANKCIQGVPGFGFVVARKEKIAQCKNQARSLSLDLYDQWATMEKGNGKWRFTSPTHVVRAFLQALVELEEEGGVEKRQKRYVENQKTLVCGMRELGFETLLPDTMQSHIITSFLSPSSEKYEFLKFYHLLKENGFIIYPGKVAQSETFRIGDIGEVYPKDIENLINVINKIKFW from the coding sequence ATGAATAAGAATGATTTACCCGAAAACCCCTACTTGCTGCTTACACCCGGTCCGCTATCTACGAGCAAGACTGTGAAAGCAGCGATGCTGCGCGACTGGTGCACATGGGATGATGATTATAACCTGAATATTGTTCAGGAAATACGCCACAGGCTTGTTGCACTGGCCACACAAAACCGCGAAGGTTATACTTCCGTGCTACTGCAAGGAAGCGGCACCTACGTAGTGGAATCTGTAATCGGCACAGTAGTGCCCGCATCCGGTAAATTGTTAATCATCGCAAATGGTGCTTACGGAATGCGCATGATTCAAATTGCTCAAACACTTCGAATTGCTTATGAGGCCTATACACTACCTGAAGTCAATATGCCGGACACGGATCATATAAAGCAAATTCTTGAAAATATGCCCGACATTACTCATGTGGCGGTGGTACATAGCGAAACCACAACAGGCATGATGAATCCCGTGCGTAAAATAGCCACATTGGCCCAACAATATAACAAAACAACCATTGTAGACGCTATGAGCAGTTTTGGTGGAGTGGTCATGGATATAGATGAATGGGGAATCGATTATATCATAAGTTCGGCAAACAAATGCATACAAGGTGTGCCGGGCTTTGGCTTTGTGGTTGCCCGAAAAGAAAAAATTGCGCAATGCAAAAATCAGGCTCGTTCGCTCTCTCTTGATTTATACGACCAGTGGGCTACCATGGAAAAAGGGAACGGCAAATGGCGCTTTACCTCGCCTACCCATGTGGTCAGAGCTTTTTTGCAAGCACTCGTTGAACTGGAAGAGGAAGGTGGAGTTGAGAAAAGACAGAAACGCTATGTTGAAAACCAAAAGACACTTGTCTGCGGAATGAGAGAACTTGGATTTGAAACACTGCTACCGGATACCATGCAATCTCATATAATAACCTCATTCCTTTCACCTTCTTCAGAAAAATATGAGTTCTTAAAGTTTTATCACCTTTTAAAAGAAAACGGATTTATTATTTATCCGGGTAAGGTGGCTCAAAGCGAAACATTCCGTATAGGAGATATTGGTGAAGTATATCCAAAGGATATCGAAAATTTAATAAATGTAATTAATAAGATAAAATTCTGGTAA
- a CDS encoding SusC/RagA family TonB-linked outer membrane protein — translation MSKIVKVFWFFLLLLYSTFSYSQKVAIHGEIIDSEGSALPGVSVMLKHDVGSISDIEGQFSISAAVGDTLTFSYVGFQTKRVRIDRLSEMKVILQESSISIKEVVVTALGIEKKESTIGYSVREVDGKELVKARDPNPITGLAGKVAGLSVGASTEMLRKPNVLLRGDELTLYVVDGVPISSDTWNISPDDIDNYSVLKGPAAAALYGSRAQNGAILITTKKGVKGKKGTVIEFNSSNMFDKGFLAFPRLQDEYGAGENELYAFGDGKGGGLNDNDYDVWGPKFRGQLIPQYDGEYTPDKTWSTVFPGGYTYEGYIKPTPYVARGKNNLQNFLRTGFQTTDNISITKSGEDYSIRTSLSHSYQKSIIPNMSLNITNFNVYASYNINKKFSIDANMNFNYQYTPNYPDVDYGPNSLIYCMSIWTGADWDINDPKIKGIWQDGKVGIQPIFAEYQRYHNPWAMVNYWLRGHDKKDTYGYVTGHYIIDDHLNMSLRTQISTYDLLRTEKMPVWAHPYGRDQNLGDYREDKRRLTDSNTDLQLNYNYMLGNFVQLSGLVGGNLRIFSYNSSFTSTDYLIIPGVYSFSNSLNPIQSNNFSSKMNIFSGYAAMDLDFGKYATLSATARVDKSSAILTSNDTYFYPSISVASLVSDYVKLPEFISSLKIRGSFAAVRGTTTSETIGTAPFNTITALGGSISNNINGYPLDYGSNYQSPYGGPTYELNSLYKLSKQYNNQSSASYSDNQSDPNIKPFNRVSYEEGFDIKMLKNRLALSATAFQYIDGPQILLNDISITSGYTGYYINALKTRKTGLELSLTGTPIQTPGGFNWDVMANWSTYKDVYTKLPEGQDSYRNFFKEGDRTDKLYGTAFYKSKDGQIIHDTAGKPLVMQVDQYLGNLIGKFQWGLSNKFTYKDVFLSFQFDGNVGGVTVDYMHNKTMSGGRNIETVQGSLGVARDLDDQHAGDKTYPGAYIGKGVVVSNNVGIQYDTKTGSITNYDQLQFAPNTTPTHVQDYVSQYYGISEANLMSKTYAKLRELTIGYTLPYKWLAPYKLTKVSVAFVARNLLYLYGDSRFKDVDLDEYNGETSQTSLQSPTTRRFGFNVNVVF, via the coding sequence ATGTCAAAAATCGTAAAAGTATTTTGGTTTTTCTTATTGCTTTTGTATAGCACCTTCTCGTATTCTCAAAAGGTTGCTATACATGGTGAGATAATCGATTCAGAAGGCTCGGCATTACCCGGAGTAAGTGTAATGCTTAAACATGATGTGGGATCGATTAGTGATATCGAAGGTCAATTTAGCATTTCTGCTGCTGTAGGCGACACACTTACATTTTCATATGTAGGTTTTCAGACAAAGAGAGTAAGAATCGACCGGCTCTCAGAGATGAAAGTAATTCTTCAAGAATCTTCCATATCCATCAAAGAGGTGGTAGTTACCGCCCTGGGAATCGAGAAGAAGGAATCTACCATTGGTTATTCTGTTCGTGAAGTGGACGGAAAAGAATTGGTCAAGGCCAGAGATCCGAATCCGATTACAGGGTTGGCCGGAAAAGTAGCAGGTTTGTCGGTTGGAGCTTCGACTGAGATGCTCCGAAAACCGAATGTTCTTTTAAGAGGTGACGAGCTGACATTGTACGTTGTCGATGGGGTACCGATCAGTTCAGACACCTGGAATATCAGTCCGGATGATATTGACAACTACTCGGTACTGAAAGGTCCGGCTGCTGCGGCTTTATATGGTAGCCGTGCTCAAAACGGAGCTATTCTTATTACCACCAAGAAAGGAGTAAAGGGAAAAAAAGGTACGGTTATCGAGTTTAATTCGTCCAATATGTTCGATAAAGGATTTCTTGCCTTTCCAAGGCTCCAGGATGAATACGGCGCCGGAGAAAATGAATTGTATGCTTTTGGAGATGGTAAAGGAGGTGGATTAAACGACAACGACTACGACGTATGGGGGCCAAAGTTCAGGGGGCAGTTAATTCCTCAATATGATGGAGAGTACACTCCGGATAAAACATGGTCAACTGTTTTCCCGGGCGGATATACTTATGAAGGTTATATCAAACCTACGCCTTACGTTGCACGCGGTAAAAACAATCTTCAAAATTTTCTTCGTACAGGCTTTCAAACAACCGATAATATTTCTATAACAAAGAGCGGTGAAGATTATTCTATTCGTACTTCACTATCGCATTCATATCAGAAAAGTATTATTCCTAACATGTCTTTGAACATAACCAATTTTAATGTTTATGCTTCATACAATATTAATAAGAAATTCTCGATAGATGCAAATATGAACTTCAACTACCAGTATACGCCAAACTACCCTGATGTAGATTATGGCCCGAATAGTTTGATATACTGTATGAGTATCTGGACTGGTGCAGATTGGGACATAAACGATCCGAAGATAAAGGGAATCTGGCAAGATGGTAAAGTGGGTATTCAACCTATTTTTGCCGAATATCAGCGTTATCACAATCCTTGGGCAATGGTGAACTACTGGCTACGCGGACACGATAAAAAAGATACTTATGGATATGTGACCGGACATTATATTATCGACGATCATCTGAATATGAGTTTGCGTACACAAATTTCAACTTACGATTTGCTCCGTACGGAAAAAATGCCTGTTTGGGCGCATCCTTACGGTCGCGACCAAAATTTGGGTGATTACCGTGAAGACAAACGCAGATTGACAGACAGCAATACGGATTTGCAGTTGAATTATAATTATATGCTTGGTAACTTTGTACAGCTTTCGGGACTTGTCGGCGGAAATCTACGTATTTTCTCCTATAATTCGAGCTTTACATCTACCGATTATTTAATTATTCCGGGGGTCTACTCTTTCAGTAATTCACTCAATCCTATACAGTCGAATAATTTTTCCTCAAAAATGAATATTTTCAGTGGTTATGCGGCAATGGATCTTGATTTCGGTAAATATGCAACCCTGTCGGCAACGGCCCGGGTTGATAAATCTTCGGCCATTCTCACTAGCAACGATACTTATTTTTACCCTAGCATATCGGTTGCCTCACTTGTATCCGATTATGTGAAACTGCCCGAATTCATTTCATCATTAAAAATCAGAGGATCTTTTGCTGCGGTTCGCGGTACTACAACCAGTGAAACAATCGGGACGGCACCATTTAATACAATAACCGCTCTGGGCGGAAGTATTTCAAATAATATTAATGGTTATCCTCTGGATTATGGCAGTAATTATCAATCACCTTACGGAGGACCGACTTATGAGCTGAATTCGTTATACAAATTGTCTAAACAATATAATAATCAGTCGTCGGCATCTTATTCAGATAATCAATCGGATCCGAATATTAAGCCTTTCAATCGTGTTAGTTACGAAGAAGGTTTTGATATAAAAATGCTAAAAAACAGACTTGCCCTTTCTGCCACGGCTTTTCAGTATATAGATGGCCCTCAGATACTTTTGAATGATATTTCAATAACAAGCGGATATACCGGTTATTATATCAATGCGTTAAAAACGCGCAAGACAGGTTTAGAGCTATCTCTTACGGGAACTCCGATACAGACTCCGGGGGGATTTAATTGGGACGTCATGGCCAATTGGAGTACTTACAAAGACGTTTATACCAAACTTCCGGAAGGACAAGATTCGTATAGAAACTTTTTCAAAGAAGGAGACCGCACAGATAAGCTATATGGAACAGCCTTCTATAAATCAAAAGACGGACAGATTATTCATGATACGGCCGGAAAGCCTCTTGTTATGCAAGTTGATCAGTATCTTGGAAATCTGATCGGAAAATTCCAATGGGGACTCTCTAATAAGTTTACGTACAAAGACGTTTTCCTCAGTTTCCAGTTTGATGGTAATGTGGGTGGTGTAACTGTTGACTATATGCATAATAAAACAATGAGCGGCGGCCGCAATATCGAAACGGTTCAAGGTAGTTTAGGTGTTGCCCGTGATTTAGATGATCAGCATGCCGGTGATAAAACGTATCCGGGAGCATATATAGGAAAAGGAGTTGTAGTATCAAATAATGTTGGCATTCAATACGATACAAAAACAGGTAGTATTACCAATTATGATCAACTTCAGTTTGCCCCTAACACTACACCGACTCATGTTCAGGATTATGTAAGCCAATATTACGGCATCAGCGAAGCCAATCTGATGAGTAAAACATATGCCAAGCTTCGTGAATTGACTATCGGTTATACTCTCCCATACAAATGGCTTGCTCCATATAAACTCACAAAAGTATCAGTTGCTTTTGTTGCCAGAAATTTACTTTATCTGTATGGTGATTCTCGTTTTAAAGATGTTGATCTTGATGAATATAATGGTGAAACAAGCCAGACCTCTCTTCAATCGCCGACAACACGCAGATTCGGATTTAATGTAAATGTTGTATTCTGA
- a CDS encoding SusD/RagB family nutrient-binding outer membrane lipoprotein, giving the protein MKISSIIISLTLLLLTSCSDFDELKLNENLPNSVPPSLLLNGALYDLHDEPFGSNERWCQYFLINYSYYGNNRYDFGAGKNYYTTLKNVEKIKDESSSLTEPEVKAYDAVAEFIKAYLFTKMSLEMGDIPMSEALEGVSNLTPKYDAQKDVFTQAFALLESANTELAELISAGESPLKGDFYYNNDLSKWQKLVNTYRLRLLIHLSKKVDDADLKVKQQFADIIGNPAKYPVMESANDNLQFTYIYPTNLYPNNPGNFGYDALRDNCSDTYVGLLKQLKDPRLFITSEPVRTLIDATHPATSFDVFVGANAGEDLGEMYNTATSGGYSLLNRYRYYRTYTGEPTLEVSYQEMCFNIAEAINRGWITSGTLGTAEDYYQAGIKTSMVYYDIPEAGNLTVHFFKAAASLSDADPYDDFTIAVDWNNYYNQPTVKYAGDNATGLTQILQQKYIALYRHSGLESYFTYRRTGVPSFGTGPGTGNNQKIAMRFQYPDNEKTTNTDNYNEALKQYNGKDDINGIMWILK; this is encoded by the coding sequence ATGAAAATATCATCGATTATAATTTCACTTACTCTTCTGCTCCTGACCTCATGCAGCGATTTTGACGAGTTGAAATTGAATGAAAACTTACCCAATTCGGTCCCTCCATCGTTGCTGCTTAACGGAGCTTTGTATGATTTGCATGATGAACCTTTTGGCAGCAATGAACGCTGGTGTCAGTATTTCTTAATCAACTACAGTTACTATGGTAATAACCGTTATGATTTCGGTGCGGGTAAAAACTATTATACGACCCTTAAAAACGTAGAGAAAATAAAGGATGAATCGAGCTCGCTCACTGAACCGGAAGTTAAAGCATACGATGCCGTGGCAGAATTCATTAAAGCCTATCTATTTACAAAGATGAGTCTTGAGATGGGTGATATACCTATGAGCGAAGCCCTGGAAGGTGTTAGTAATCTTACTCCGAAGTATGATGCACAAAAAGACGTATTTACACAAGCATTTGCTTTGCTGGAATCGGCCAATACAGAACTCGCCGAATTGATATCAGCGGGAGAGAGCCCGTTGAAAGGTGATTTTTATTATAATAACGATCTAAGTAAATGGCAGAAACTGGTCAACACATACCGTCTTCGTTTGCTTATTCATCTAAGCAAAAAAGTAGATGATGCCGATTTGAAAGTAAAACAACAGTTTGCCGATATCATCGGTAATCCGGCTAAATATCCGGTTATGGAAAGTGCCAATGATAACTTACAGTTCACCTACATCTATCCAACTAATCTTTATCCGAATAATCCCGGAAATTTCGGTTACGATGCATTACGTGATAATTGCTCCGATACCTATGTGGGGTTACTTAAACAATTGAAAGATCCGCGTCTTTTTATAACCTCAGAGCCTGTTAGAACGTTGATAGATGCTACTCATCCGGCTACAAGCTTCGATGTTTTTGTGGGAGCCAATGCGGGTGAAGATCTTGGAGAAATGTATAATACAGCCACCAGCGGAGGCTATTCATTACTAAACAGATATCGCTATTATCGTACATACACGGGAGAGCCGACTCTCGAAGTCAGCTATCAGGAAATGTGCTTCAATATTGCCGAAGCAATTAATCGCGGTTGGATTACGTCAGGAACACTGGGAACGGCTGAAGATTACTACCAAGCCGGCATTAAAACATCAATGGTTTATTATGATATACCCGAAGCGGGCAATTTGACTGTGCATTTCTTTAAAGCAGCTGCCAGTTTGAGTGATGCAGATCCGTATGACGATTTTACGATAGCTGTAGACTGGAATAATTATTATAATCAGCCGACGGTTAAATACGCCGGAGACAATGCAACCGGCTTAACACAAATTTTGCAACAAAAATATATTGCCTTGTATCGCCATTCCGGTCTTGAGTCTTATTTTACTTACAGGCGCACAGGTGTCCCCTCATTCGGAACAGGCCCGGGAACAGGTAATAACCAAAAAATTGCCATGCGTTTTCAATATCCGGATAATGAAAAAACCACAAATACGGATAATTACAATGAGGCACTGAAGCAATATAACGGCAAGGATGATATAAATGGTATCATGTGGATATTAAAATAA
- a CDS encoding sulfatase-like hydrolase/transferase has protein sequence MKRISFLFIALSFVATLMAQSSHKTQNVILVTIDGFRWQEMFNGADSSFINNKQLVEDAANCGKKYWDNSVDARRKMLLPFIWDTIASKGQIYGNRTKGCNVNVKNTYWFSYPGYNEILTGYADSRVNSNSFGPNPNISLFEVMNKTPKYAGRIAAFASWDAFNDILNEKRSGLIVSAGFDKVNGMDSDSKMNLLNSMQTQLPDIFHGVRLDGVTFNMGFEYLKTKRPRILYLSFDETDDFAHGGRYEDYLNSAHYTDDFLRTLWNWIQSDPEYKDKTTLLITCDHGRGEGPIGWRSHGTETANSNQTWFAVMGPDTPALGEMTSGQYYNNQFAKTMAALLGFNFETPNPVGDPIVSVLGK, from the coding sequence ATGAAAAGAATTAGTTTTTTATTTATAGCGTTATCCTTCGTGGCAACACTAATGGCGCAATCGAGTCACAAAACACAAAACGTAATCCTTGTAACCATAGACGGCTTTCGCTGGCAAGAAATGTTCAACGGTGCGGACTCTTCATTTATAAACAACAAACAATTGGTGGAAGATGCGGCTAATTGTGGCAAGAAGTACTGGGACAACAGTGTAGATGCAAGACGAAAAATGCTCCTCCCATTCATTTGGGATACAATAGCCAGCAAGGGACAGATCTATGGTAACCGGACTAAAGGTTGTAACGTAAATGTAAAGAACACCTACTGGTTTTCGTACCCCGGATACAACGAAATACTTACAGGATACGCCGATTCGCGGGTAAATTCGAATAGTTTCGGCCCAAACCCGAACATCAGTCTTTTTGAGGTTATGAATAAAACCCCGAAATATGCAGGACGCATTGCTGCATTCGCTTCATGGGATGCGTTTAATGATATATTAAATGAAAAAAGAAGTGGCTTAATAGTTAGCGCCGGATTTGATAAAGTGAATGGAATGGATTCTGATAGCAAAATGAATTTGCTTAATTCGATGCAAACGCAGTTGCCCGATATTTTTCACGGTGTGAGGCTCGACGGTGTGACTTTTAATATGGGATTTGAATACTTAAAAACAAAAAGGCCCCGCATTCTTTATCTTTCTTTTGACGAAACCGATGATTTTGCTCATGGAGGAAGATACGAGGATTATTTAAATTCGGCTCATTATACCGATGATTTTTTGCGGACTCTTTGGAATTGGATACAATCCGACCCGGAATATAAAGACAAAACAACTCTACTGATAACGTGCGATCATGGTAGAGGTGAAGGACCGATTGGCTGGAGAAGTCACGGAACGGAGACTGCCAATTCCAATCAAACATGGTTTGCCGTAATGGGTCCGGATACTCCTGCTTTAGGCGAAATGACCAGTGGACAATATTACAACAATCAGTTTGCAAAAACTATGGCTGCTCTTCTCGGCTTCAATTTTGAGACTCCAAATCCTGTTGGTGATCCAATTGTTTCGGTTTTAGGAAAATAA
- a CDS encoding nitroreductase gives MTATILTTKPILAQNQDFKELVASAIKAPSGHNTQPWLFRLQENAIEVRPNLKNELAVVDPENRELYISIGCAVENLCVAATQKGYRPTPTIQKENDSTYIIRVGLEKQKATDNPLFAPIAVRQTNRSVYNGQMIAADTVQLIQEIAKEEGVKFYMYKNGEAAFDTLTEYIRQGNEIQMTDKDFKNELLNWIRFNKSHAAQMGNGLTTATMGSPGMPKFIGKPLVKAFLKPKTQNKSDIRKVESSSHLVLFTISENTPKEWILLGQTLERFLLETTRLGIVNAYMNQPCELKPLVEKIKEKLLPDGEYPMMIVRLGYASPMPYSPRKSVESVIIP, from the coding sequence ATGACAGCGACTATCCTAACCACAAAGCCTATATTGGCGCAAAATCAGGATTTTAAAGAACTTGTAGCTTCGGCCATCAAAGCTCCTTCGGGGCACAATACGCAACCGTGGCTTTTTCGCTTGCAAGAAAATGCCATCGAAGTACGCCCCAATTTAAAGAATGAATTGGCTGTGGTAGATCCTGAAAACAGAGAACTGTACATCAGCATCGGCTGTGCTGTAGAGAATCTTTGCGTAGCTGCCACGCAAAAAGGTTATCGCCCTACGCCTACCATCCAGAAGGAGAACGACAGTACCTACATCATCCGTGTAGGGCTGGAAAAACAGAAAGCAACGGACAATCCGCTGTTTGCCCCGATAGCCGTGCGACAGACTAACCGTAGTGTGTACAACGGGCAGATGATTGCGGCGGATACGGTGCAGTTGATACAAGAAATTGCGAAAGAAGAGGGGGTAAAGTTTTACATGTATAAGAACGGAGAAGCGGCTTTCGACACGCTGACTGAATACATCCGTCAGGGTAACGAAATACAAATGACGGATAAAGACTTCAAGAATGAATTGTTGAATTGGATTCGTTTCAACAAGAGCCACGCTGCACAAATGGGCAACGGACTTACCACTGCTACCATGGGTTCTCCCGGCATGCCCAAGTTCATAGGAAAACCTCTGGTGAAAGCTTTCCTCAAGCCAAAAACACAAAACAAATCGGATATCAGGAAAGTAGAATCATCGTCACACCTTGTTCTGTTTACTATCAGCGAGAATACTCCGAAAGAGTGGATTCTTCTGGGACAAACGCTCGAACGTTTTTTGCTCGAAACCACCCGCCTGGGCATTGTCAATGCTTATATGAATCAACCTTGCGAACTAAAGCCGTTGGTAGAAAAAATAAAGGAGAAGCTTCTCCCCGACGGTGAATATCCAATGATGATCGTGCGTCTGGGTTATGCCTCTCCTATGCCCTACTCGCCCCGTAAGAGCGTAGAAAGTGTGATTATTCCTTAA
- a CDS encoding NADH-dependent flavin oxidoreductase: MSKNYNKILSPFTFPVSGITVDSRVVLAPMTTFSGNADGTVSDAEIAYYKERNRSAGLLLTACAYVLPQGKAFPGQIGVHADEMIPSLKRIADTLKANGGKALLQIHHGGRMCPPEELPDGQSVSASAVAALREGAQVPREMTETEIEETIAAYGEAARRAAEAGFDGVEIHGANTYLIQQFFSPHSNRRTDKWGGSLEKRMAFPLAVVDAVKASVKKSAGRPFIVGYRISPEETENPGITIQDTLALAETLAQKGLDYLHVSVMDFWAGSMRDEKDTESRAKLIYEKVGRGLPVIGVGSITSPEQAEEVLDSGISMIALGRELLIDPQWLDKIKSGKPESIEKALDVHNREGLKIPAPMWNGLLSRTGWLPLKE; the protein is encoded by the coding sequence ATGAGTAAGAATTATAACAAGATTCTGTCGCCGTTTACATTTCCTGTTTCGGGCATAACGGTAGATAGCAGAGTGGTATTGGCCCCGATGACCACGTTCTCGGGAAATGCAGACGGAACGGTATCCGATGCGGAGATAGCCTATTATAAGGAACGTAACCGTAGTGCGGGGTTGTTGCTCACGGCGTGTGCTTATGTCCTTCCGCAGGGAAAGGCTTTTCCCGGGCAGATTGGTGTGCATGCGGATGAAATGATTCCGAGTTTGAAACGCATAGCCGATACGCTGAAAGCGAATGGTGGGAAAGCCCTTTTGCAGATTCATCACGGAGGGCGGATGTGTCCGCCTGAAGAATTGCCCGATGGACAGTCGGTGAGCGCCAGTGCTGTGGCTGCACTCAGAGAAGGGGCGCAAGTGCCTCGCGAAATGACGGAAACAGAAATAGAAGAAACAATAGCAGCCTATGGCGAAGCTGCACGCCGAGCCGCCGAGGCAGGTTTTGACGGAGTAGAAATACACGGTGCCAATACGTATCTCATTCAGCAATTTTTTTCTCCGCATTCTAATCGCCGTACGGATAAGTGGGGTGGTAGTCTTGAAAAGAGAATGGCGTTTCCGCTGGCTGTGGTCGATGCTGTAAAAGCGTCGGTGAAGAAGAGTGCCGGACGTCCTTTTATTGTTGGCTATCGCATTTCTCCCGAAGAAACGGAAAATCCGGGTATTACAATTCAGGATACGTTGGCTCTGGCAGAAACCTTGGCCCAAAAAGGGCTCGACTATCTGCATGTATCTGTTATGGACTTTTGGGCAGGCTCCATGCGAGATGAAAAAGATACGGAATCTCGTGCTAAATTAATTTACGAAAAAGTGGGTAGGGGGCTTCCTGTTATCGGAGTAGGATCTATCACTTCTCCCGAACAGGCCGAAGAGGTACTCGATAGCGGAATATCCATGATCGCTTTAGGGCGGGAATTGCTCATCGATCCGCAGTGGCTGGATAAAATAAAGAGTGGTAAGCCGGAATCGATAGAAAAAGCGCTGGATGTGCACAACCGGGAAGGGCTGAAAATACCCGCTCCGATGTGGAACGGCTTGCTGTCGCGAACAGGCTGGTTACCGCTTAAGGAATAA